Proteins from one Xenorhabdus griffiniae genomic window:
- a CDS encoding BRO-N domain-containing protein — MTSIAKTSSEFTTFKFDGKDVRVVKKDNEPWFVAVDLCNVLNLQNPSKALKVLDENERSNFKLGRQGDANIISESGMYTLILRCRDAVKQGTTPYRVRKWVTSEVLPSIRKTGSYHSSKTTVQQRNPLKNAVNLLVSKKSIMYPEAYSLIHQRFNVESIDELTVEQLPLAVEYVHKMAMEGEYLGKAEPSLDTNVLPDNGKILVTLRNRQIQDYQTVDPNSHVLTLNTFMELAQRAGYLIIHKESFSKIVNQW, encoded by the coding sequence ATGACTAGTATAGCAAAAACGAGTAGTGAATTCACAACATTCAAATTCGATGGCAAAGATGTTCGTGTTGTTAAAAAAGACAATGAGCCTTGGTTTGTAGCAGTAGACCTCTGCAATGTTCTGAATTTACAAAACCCATCCAAGGCATTGAAGGTATTAGATGAAAATGAACGATCTAACTTTAAGTTAGGGCGTCAAGGTGATGCTAATATCATTTCAGAGTCAGGTATGTATACCTTAATACTTCGCTGTCGTGATGCTGTTAAACAAGGAACTACACCTTATCGAGTTCGTAAATGGGTAACATCTGAGGTCTTGCCATCAATTAGAAAAACCGGAAGTTACCATTCTTCCAAAACCACAGTCCAGCAACGTAATCCATTAAAGAACGCTGTTAACTTACTGGTAAGCAAAAAGAGCATCATGTACCCAGAGGCTTACTCACTCATTCACCAAAGGTTCAATGTAGAGAGTATTGATGAACTGACTGTTGAGCAATTACCTCTGGCTGTTGAGTATGTTCATAAGATGGCAATGGAGGGTGAATATCTTGGCAAAGCAGAGCCATCACTTGACACAAATGTACTACCCGACAACGGTAAGATATTAGTCACACTCCGAAACAGGCAAATACAGGATTACCAAACGGTAGATCCCAATAGTCACGTACTGACTCTAAACACATTCATGGAACTGGCACAAAGAGCAGGATATCTCATTATTCATAAAGAGAGTTTTTCTAAAATAGTTAACCAATGGTAA
- a CDS encoding helix-turn-helix domain-containing protein, giving the protein MNKNNSIAARIIERRAMLGLSQNALAQQSNVAPAQISRYEAEKRKPSAQVISRLASALYVPFEWLAYGDTTNFPKTDIAEKGGVELNVSIPQELHDQLKIEADRLGKKIEDIAAGYILREWHKSKN; this is encoded by the coding sequence ATGAACAAAAATAATTCCATAGCAGCAAGAATAATTGAAAGGCGAGCAATGCTTGGATTGTCTCAGAATGCTCTTGCTCAACAATCAAATGTTGCTCCTGCACAAATTTCTCGTTATGAAGCAGAAAAAAGAAAACCTAGCGCACAAGTAATAAGCAGGCTAGCTAGTGCATTGTATGTTCCGTTCGAATGGTTGGCATATGGTGATACAACTAACTTTCCAAAGACTGATATCGCAGAAAAAGGCGGTGTTGAGCTGAATGTAAGTATTCCTCAAGAGCTGCATGACCAGCTAAAAATAGAGGCTGATAGATTAGGAAAGAAAATTGAGGATATAGCGGCTGGATACATTTTGCGAGAGTGGCACAAAAGCAAGAATTAA
- a CDS encoding helix-turn-helix domain-containing protein encodes MNIKPIRTEQDYQDALKVIAPLFDNQPEIGTPEFDFMEVMMLLIEAYESEHYPIDPPDPIEAIKFRMEQSGLTVKDLEPAIGKSNRVYEVLNRKRSLTLPMIRNLHCMFGIPADVLIKPTKIAP; translated from the coding sequence ATGAATATTAAACCCATTAGAACAGAGCAAGACTATCAGGATGCACTGAAAGTCATTGCGCCATTATTCGATAACCAACCCGAAATTGGCACGCCTGAATTTGATTTTATGGAGGTCATGATGCTGCTAATCGAAGCCTATGAATCCGAGCATTATCCAATAGACCCGCCAGACCCCATTGAGGCTATCAAGTTTAGAATGGAGCAATCCGGTCTGACAGTTAAAGACTTGGAACCCGCTATCGGTAAATCGAACCGCGTTTATGAGGTTTTGAACCGTAAGCGTAGCTTGACATTACCCATGATCCGCAACCTACATTGCATGTTCGGTATTCCCGCAGATGTTTTGATAAAACCAACCAAAATAGCCCCGTAG
- a CDS encoding type II toxin-antitoxin system HigB family toxin, which translates to MKIISVASLKAFWEKHPDAEQPLRAWFDEAKKAIWKTPADIKAQYRNASILKNNRVVFNIKGNDYRLIVSIFYPAGWVYIKFIGTHKQYDAVDANTVEPE; encoded by the coding sequence ATGAAAATAATATCCGTTGCATCACTGAAAGCGTTTTGGGAAAAACACCCCGACGCAGAACAACCACTAAGAGCTTGGTTTGATGAGGCCAAAAAAGCCATATGGAAGACGCCTGCTGACATCAAGGCTCAATATCGCAATGCGAGCATACTGAAAAACAATCGTGTGGTATTCAACATTAAAGGAAATGATTATCGATTAATCGTCTCCATCTTTTATCCTGCGGGCTGGGTGTACATCAAATTTATAGGTACACATAAACAATATGATGCTGTAGATGCCAACACTGTAGAGCCGGAGTAA
- a CDS encoding DNA circularization protein: MAFIKDAISSLLGGGSDASWNWVEHLRPASFRGVPFAVVSGESVFGRRQAVHEYPYRDTAWIEDLGRATRRITLRGFIIQDSVIYNAPDVITQRKNLVAACETGSTGTLVHPTLGELTVSVTESGLRMTESVESGRVFEFTLTVIESGLKVFAVTNSSKSATAVGQNWLRTHTTMLAKYISMVRGEIRSVVQGIRIIRQTADQWIGMVTRSVNEVTNLSDMLKTTFGSERYGRYQRGKIGGTVSGATGIRSQDDKPHNDAEVVKKTTANVVMGRKTISDNIEKLTTASTVEAFSEAAGNVVMAIIHSAGSIDEKVAIFENLSAFQNTRYQNGAVDRHVTEMTVLLLVVLSAGAMAQVASEFTPANNQEAHDLLTRVCQALDTALVMAGDLGVDEIYDSLLSLRDEFITSATLKGAEAGRLAQFELPTTLPALNVANRIYQDAARSDELVQAANPRHPAFMPTRFRALRQ; the protein is encoded by the coding sequence ATGGCCTTTATTAAAGATGCCATTTCCTCATTGCTGGGGGGTGGCAGCGATGCGTCATGGAACTGGGTTGAGCATTTGCGCCCAGCGTCATTTCGTGGTGTACCATTTGCCGTCGTTTCTGGTGAGAGTGTATTTGGTCGGCGTCAGGCTGTACATGAATATCCCTACCGCGATACAGCATGGATTGAAGATCTAGGTCGGGCAACCCGCCGAATTACACTGAGAGGTTTTATTATTCAGGATAGCGTGATCTATAACGCACCGGATGTCATTACCCAACGTAAAAATCTGGTCGCGGCCTGTGAGACGGGTTCAACAGGCACGTTGGTACATCCGACGCTGGGCGAACTGACGGTCAGTGTGACGGAGAGCGGGTTACGCATGACGGAGAGCGTGGAATCAGGGCGGGTATTTGAGTTCACGTTGACGGTAATTGAATCCGGCCTGAAAGTTTTCGCGGTCACCAATAGCTCTAAATCCGCGACCGCGGTCGGTCAGAACTGGCTACGAACGCACACCACGATGTTAGCAAAATACATCTCAATGGTGCGGGGTGAAATTCGCTCCGTGGTGCAGGGAATACGAATTATTAGACAGACTGCGGATCAATGGATAGGTATGGTCACCCGTTCGGTGAATGAGGTCACAAACCTGAGTGATATGCTGAAAACCACGTTCGGCAGTGAACGTTACGGACGCTATCAGCGTGGGAAAATTGGTGGCACGGTCTCAGGAGCAACGGGTATCCGGTCACAGGATGATAAACCGCATAATGACGCTGAGGTAGTAAAAAAAACCACAGCCAATGTGGTGATGGGGCGCAAGACCATTTCCGATAATATTGAGAAATTGACGACCGCATCGACTGTAGAGGCATTCAGCGAGGCGGCAGGCAATGTCGTGATGGCAATTATCCATTCGGCGGGCAGCATCGATGAGAAAGTGGCGATTTTTGAAAATCTGTCCGCATTTCAAAATACTCGTTACCAGAACGGTGCAGTTGATCGGCACGTTACCGAAATGACGGTTTTATTGTTGGTAGTGTTGTCCGCGGGCGCAATGGCACAGGTCGCCAGTGAATTTACCCCGGCAAATAATCAGGAGGCGCATGATTTGCTGACGCGTGTGTGTCAGGCGCTGGATACCGCGCTGGTAATGGCCGGTGATTTGGGGGTAGACGAAATTTACGATTCTCTGCTGTCATTGCGGGATGAGTTTATCACCAGTGCCACACTGAAAGGCGCAGAGGCCGGCCGGTTAGCTCAATTCGAATTACCCACTACATTACCTGCACTGAATGTGGCCAACCGGATTTATCAGGATGCCGCTCGCAGTGATGAACTGGTTCAGGCTGCCAATCCTCGTCATCCGGCATTTATGCCAACGCGATTCAGGGCATTGAGACAATGA
- a CDS encoding phage baseplate assembly protein, protein MKKSDELSLVINGKRIYGWDSVRVTRGIERLPSDFELMLMDYYPGSSEKQLVEAGQSCQVLLGDDPVITGYIDIWNASINKNSHQIRVTGRSKCQDLVDCSAKWPQNVITSATALQIAQKLAKWYGIEVTSDVTDMKSVPQFTLNWGESSQEIIDRITRWSALLYYDTPDGNLFLTRVSDKLAASGVAQGKNIELADYQSSMNERFSEYSGLSMNVSGLSELSAGRGYDVVTIATAKDPEAEKMRYRNYVTIIESTLHTWGKEQDSINWEMNRRYGRSKVLKVLVDSWRDVGGTLWTPNTLIPIHLPVFGLESEQWLLSEVSYVRNKDDGTRAELTLMPPAAFTVQPYEFYSAIMETRNGGYNPNGNH, encoded by the coding sequence ATGAAAAAATCAGATGAATTGTCACTGGTGATAAACGGCAAACGTATTTATGGCTGGGACAGTGTGCGTGTGACGCGAGGTATTGAACGGTTGCCGTCCGATTTTGAACTGATGTTGATGGACTATTATCCGGGTAGCAGTGAAAAACAACTGGTCGAGGCTGGACAATCCTGTCAGGTATTGCTAGGCGATGACCCTGTGATTACGGGGTATATCGATATCTGGAACGCGTCCATAAACAAAAATAGTCATCAAATACGGGTGACCGGTCGCAGTAAATGTCAGGATTTGGTCGATTGCTCAGCCAAATGGCCGCAAAACGTCATTACCTCAGCGACGGCGCTACAAATCGCCCAGAAACTGGCGAAATGGTACGGCATTGAGGTGACCTCCGACGTGACTGATATGAAATCCGTGCCGCAATTTACCCTGAATTGGGGGGAGTCCTCGCAGGAAATCATTGATCGCATCACACGCTGGTCAGCTCTGCTCTATTACGACACGCCGGACGGTAATTTATTTTTGACTCGTGTCAGTGACAAATTGGCGGCCAGTGGTGTGGCACAGGGGAAAAATATCGAGCTGGCCGATTACCAATCCTCCATGAATGAACGATTCTCAGAGTACAGCGGCCTGTCAATGAATGTCAGCGGACTGAGTGAATTATCAGCCGGAAGAGGTTACGACGTGGTGACCATTGCCACGGCGAAAGATCCGGAAGCCGAAAAAATGCGTTATCGCAATTACGTCACCATTATCGAAAGCACACTGCATACATGGGGAAAGGAGCAGGACTCGATTAATTGGGAAATGAACCGCCGCTACGGGCGCTCTAAGGTCCTCAAAGTGCTGGTTGACAGTTGGCGGGATGTTGGCGGAACGTTGTGGACACCCAACACCCTGATACCGATACATTTACCCGTGTTTGGGCTGGAATCTGAACAGTGGCTGTTATCTGAAGTGTCGTATGTTCGTAATAAAGACGACGGCACGCGGGCAGAACTCACATTAATGCCCCCTGCGGCATTTACCGTACAACCGTATGAGTTCTATAGCGCCATTATGGAAACTCGAAACGGAGGATATAACCCAAATGGAAATCACTAA
- a CDS encoding phage baseplate assembly protein domain-containing protein → MEITKNLYRRAMMMLGLGRVTTCNDTGVIQQVQYQTAMEVRDNTKRVAEFGFSSGLPANTDVVLAFLGGDRSNAVVIGSNHQHYRHRGLNPGEVVVYNQWGLHILLTESGITVEAQGQPVTVNNAAQVTVNASTEVLLNTPVLRVSGDIIDNCNSNKTTMKQLRDSYNRHTHPVSGVKSGGSTVTSQVTGETVK, encoded by the coding sequence ATGGAAATCACTAAAAATTTATATCGACGGGCCATGATGATGCTCGGTTTAGGCAGGGTAACGACGTGTAACGATACAGGCGTTATCCAGCAGGTACAGTATCAGACTGCGATGGAGGTTCGGGATAATACCAAACGCGTCGCCGAGTTTGGATTCTCGTCAGGATTGCCCGCCAATACTGATGTGGTGCTGGCGTTCCTAGGGGGAGATCGCTCCAATGCCGTGGTGATTGGCAGTAATCATCAACACTATCGGCACAGGGGATTAAATCCCGGTGAAGTCGTGGTTTATAACCAGTGGGGTTTGCATATCCTGCTGACTGAATCGGGGATTACGGTGGAGGCTCAGGGACAGCCTGTTACAGTCAATAATGCCGCTCAGGTAACGGTTAATGCCTCAACGGAGGTTTTGCTGAATACACCCGTGTTACGAGTTTCTGGTGATATTATTGATAACTGTAACAGCAACAAAACCACGATGAAACAGCTACGGGATTCATATAACAGACATACCCATCCGGTTTCCGGTGTGAAATCAGGCGGTTCTACCGTGACCAGCCAGGTTACAGGAGAGACTGTCAAATGA
- a CDS encoding phage GP46 family protein, with protein sequence MSDITSWWDVKNIHADWSIGRGDLMTGNDLQTAIIISLFTDRQARADDEIDGTDRRGWWGDSESDYQIGSRLWLLHRQKLTTAVALAAEDYAREALQWMLDDGVAASIDIRTQIVWPNRLNMIIRYQRPGRDNEDLRFFWVWERENAV encoded by the coding sequence ATGAGTGACATAACATCATGGTGGGATGTGAAAAATATCCATGCTGACTGGTCGATTGGGCGCGGGGATTTGATGACCGGAAACGACCTGCAAACCGCCATTATTATCAGTTTATTTACGGACCGACAGGCGCGGGCGGATGATGAAATTGACGGCACAGATCGGCGTGGTTGGTGGGGTGATAGTGAGTCCGATTATCAGATAGGGTCACGGTTGTGGCTGCTCCATCGGCAAAAATTAACCACTGCTGTAGCGTTGGCCGCCGAGGACTATGCACGGGAGGCGCTGCAATGGATGCTGGACGATGGTGTCGCAGCCTCTATTGATATCCGTACCCAGATTGTCTGGCCAAACCGGTTAAACATGATTATTCGTTATCAGCGTCCGGGGCGGGATAACGAGGATTTGCGTTTTTTTTGGGTCTGGGAGCGAGAAAATGCCGTTTAA
- a CDS encoding baseplate J/gp47 family protein, with the protein MPFKRKTLTELRAQNRSYLQSELQEAGPLLRFSNMGVLADMDAGMAHLHYGYLDYIAKQTTPFTSTDEWLAGWAALKKIFRKPAMAAACEQYQFTGVAGTIIPAGTILNRGDGYQYKTLIETRIDASGHGNTRLIALLPASTDDDAGGGAAGNAPAGTVLTLDQSIAGVDVEGRAIVAITGGTDIERESDFRSRMLLAYQGSPQGGSDDDYKQWALAVSGITRAWVRPRAAGAGTVGIYIMCDNNGQGGFPIGTDGVSSHESYAVHATGDQLRVADYIYRLRPTTALVWALSPIKRTINFTINGIAHVGTDVTGKIAAAIDNVLFEHGNPDGTGRIFISDLQYAIADVPGTAGFVITSPATNIELSVGHLPIRGEVRYT; encoded by the coding sequence ATGCCGTTTAAACGAAAAACCCTCACCGAACTACGGGCACAGAACCGCAGTTATTTGCAGTCAGAATTGCAGGAGGCCGGACCGTTATTGCGTTTTTCCAATATGGGCGTACTGGCTGATATGGATGCGGGGATGGCTCATTTGCATTACGGCTATCTGGATTATATCGCCAAACAAACTACGCCGTTTACGTCCACGGATGAATGGCTGGCAGGCTGGGCGGCATTAAAAAAAATTTTCCGCAAACCGGCGATGGCAGCCGCGTGTGAACAGTATCAGTTCACGGGCGTAGCAGGCACCATTATTCCTGCTGGTACGATATTGAATCGAGGTGATGGTTACCAGTATAAAACACTCATTGAAACACGCATTGATGCCAGCGGACACGGCAATACCCGCCTGATTGCATTATTACCTGCGAGTACAGACGATGACGCCGGAGGCGGTGCAGCAGGCAATGCACCAGCTGGTACGGTATTAACATTGGATCAGAGTATTGCCGGTGTGGATGTGGAGGGGCGGGCAATTGTCGCAATAACCGGTGGGACTGATATTGAGCGTGAATCAGATTTTCGCTCCCGTATGCTCCTTGCCTATCAGGGTTCACCGCAGGGCGGTTCTGATGACGATTATAAACAGTGGGCGCTGGCTGTATCAGGAATTACCCGTGCATGGGTCAGACCCAGAGCGGCGGGCGCTGGGACGGTCGGTATTTACATTATGTGCGACAACAACGGACAGGGTGGTTTTCCCATCGGGACGGATGGGGTTTCATCTCACGAGTCATACGCTGTTCATGCCACAGGGGATCAGTTGCGTGTCGCTGATTACATCTATCGGTTACGGCCAACTACCGCATTAGTTTGGGCGTTATCACCAATAAAACGCACCATCAATTTTACCATTAATGGTATTGCGCATGTTGGAACGGACGTAACGGGTAAAATTGCGGCGGCAATTGATAATGTGCTGTTTGAACATGGCAATCCTGATGGAACAGGACGGATATTCATATCCGATTTGCAATACGCCATTGCGGATGTGCCAGGAACAGCAGGTTTTGTCATCACATCACCAGCAACCAATATTGAATTATCAGTAGGGCATTTGCCGATTAGAGGTGAGGTGCGATACACGTGA
- a CDS encoding YmfQ family protein, whose translation MKQYSVNNYTVALNGLLPTGMAWTRQPKSIMRVVIRAMARSYQRSDQDSHLLLEGSFPATATIMLPEWEKSLGLPDDCAIGEIDSISLRQKSVVSKLLRTGGQSNEYFIGLAAELGFKITITEFRQARAGMSACGAAINGDDWPFVWRINAPTTTINYAVAGGSYCGDPLRSWGNKKLECQFRKISPSHTILQFGYNH comes from the coding sequence GTGAAACAATACAGTGTGAATAATTATACCGTTGCGCTGAATGGGTTATTACCAACAGGCATGGCATGGACGCGTCAGCCAAAATCGATAATGCGTGTGGTTATTCGGGCTATGGCGCGTAGTTATCAGCGGAGTGATCAGGACAGCCATTTGTTGTTAGAGGGCAGTTTCCCTGCGACGGCGACCATTATGTTACCAGAATGGGAAAAATCTCTGGGGCTGCCTGATGACTGCGCGATTGGGGAAATTGACAGTATTTCATTGCGGCAAAAATCCGTTGTTTCTAAATTGCTGCGAACGGGCGGCCAGTCGAATGAGTATTTTATTGGTTTAGCGGCTGAGCTGGGATTTAAAATAACGATCACCGAATTTAGGCAGGCGCGCGCGGGCATGTCCGCATGTGGGGCGGCGATTAATGGCGATGACTGGCCGTTTGTCTGGCGTATTAATGCGCCGACAACAACGATTAATTACGCCGTTGCAGGTGGGAGTTATTGCGGTGACCCATTGCGTTCGTGGGGAAATAAAAAACTCGAATGCCAATTCCGAAAAATTAGTCCATCTCATACCATTCTACAATTTGGTTATAACCATTAA
- a CDS encoding tail fiber assembly protein: protein MTAKLDKNHIATVAGNITVYNYHSETREYSSASVEFLLVGLGIPAHSCIDAPGDHKQGYAICRTADLSAWEYVADHRGETVYSIETGAAQVITALGDYPSKTAPEAPTTPFDKWNGKWWVTDIQAQRQHEQQQAESRKRHLMTQAANAIAPLQYAVDLQMATDTEQSKLTEWKRYCVLLNRVDCSTAPNIDWPKAPE, encoded by the coding sequence ATGACGGCAAAATTAGACAAAAATCATATCGCCACTGTCGCAGGTAATATTACTGTTTATAATTATCACAGCGAAACGCGAGAATATAGTTCTGCATCTGTGGAGTTTTTACTCGTCGGTCTGGGGATTCCGGCTCACTCGTGTATTGATGCGCCGGGTGACCACAAACAGGGTTATGCCATTTGCCGAACGGCAGATTTGTCCGCGTGGGAGTACGTCGCAGATCACCGCGGCGAAACTGTTTACAGTATTGAAACAGGTGCCGCACAGGTGATTACAGCGCTCGGTGATTATCCGTCGAAAACAGCGCCGGAGGCACCCACAACACCATTTGACAAATGGAATGGCAAATGGTGGGTAACAGATATTCAGGCACAACGCCAGCATGAACAGCAACAGGCGGAATCCCGGAAACGGCACCTAATGACGCAGGCGGCAAATGCCATTGCCCCGCTGCAATACGCTGTCGATCTCCAGATGGCGACGGATACGGAACAGAGCAAACTGACAGAATGGAAACGGTACTGCGTTTTATTAAACCGCGTAGATTGTTCGACAGCACCAAACATTGACTGGCCTAAAGCGCCGGAGTAG
- a CDS encoding phage tail protein, producing the protein MSTKYFALLTQLGADKLANAAALGTKIEITHMAVGDGGGKLPTPDTKQTKLINEKRRAAINTLSIDPKNTNQIIAEQVIPENEGGWWIREIGLYDKDGILIAVGNCAETYKPQLQEGSGRTQTIRMILIVSSANAVTLKVDPSVILATREYVDDSIKKHANSRNHPDATLKEKGFVILSSAVDSNSETHAATPKAVKAAYDLAKAADNNANGRVPAGRKVNGKALSADIALNAGDVGAYSKGETDTKVGEAIKQANAANANANTRVPSTRKVNGKVLSADIALNATDVGAYNTAQTDAKVNEAKALANTANQNAANANNNANTRLEKSKNGADIPNKNEFVKNLGLTAGSALPVGVPIPWPLETPPAGWMKCNGATFTAAQYPELARVYPSLRLPDLRGEFIRGWDDGRGIDDGRELLSWQDDSFRAHDHGITAFDAWNPTVLTPNDRLGDALLSTDNAIGRGGDQNGTVNNRYQTRNGGGNETRPRNIAFNYIVRAV; encoded by the coding sequence ATGAGTACCAAATATTTTGCGCTACTGACGCAGTTAGGCGCAGATAAGTTAGCAAATGCTGCGGCCTTGGGTACTAAAATTGAAATTACCCATATGGCCGTTGGTGATGGTGGTGGCAAGTTGCCGACACCGGACACCAAACAAACCAAATTGATTAATGAAAAGCGTCGTGCAGCGATTAACACGCTGAGCATTGATCCGAAAAACACCAACCAAATCATTGCGGAACAGGTTATTCCTGAAAATGAAGGTGGCTGGTGGATCCGTGAAATTGGCCTGTATGACAAAGACGGCATTCTGATTGCTGTGGGTAACTGCGCGGAAACCTACAAACCCCAATTACAGGAAGGTTCCGGCCGTACCCAGACAATCCGCATGATCCTGATTGTCAGCAGCGCTAACGCGGTAACGTTGAAAGTTGACCCGTCTGTGATTTTGGCTACGCGTGAGTATGTTGATGATTCTATTAAGAAACATGCAAATAGCCGTAACCATCCTGATGCGACGCTGAAAGAAAAGGGATTTGTGATCCTAAGCAGCGCGGTGGACAGCAATAGCGAAACTCATGCGGCAACACCGAAAGCGGTGAAGGCGGCCTATGATTTGGCGAAAGCGGCGGATAATAATGCCAATGGCCGCGTTCCGGCAGGGCGTAAGGTAAATGGTAAGGCGCTGTCGGCGGATATTGCACTGAATGCGGGGGATGTTGGAGCTTATTCTAAAGGCGAAACAGATACTAAGGTTGGGGAAGCGATAAAACAGGCAAATGCCGCAAATGCTAATGCAAACACTCGCGTGCCTTCTACCCGCAAAGTAAATGGAAAAGTACTGTCGGCGGATATTGCACTGAATGCAACAGATGTTGGTGCGTATAACACAGCACAAACTGACGCTAAAGTAAATGAAGCTAAAGCATTAGCTAACACTGCAAACCAAAATGCGGCTAATGCAAATAATAATGCCAACACCCGTTTGGAAAAAAGCAAAAATGGCGCGGATATTCCAAATAAGAACGAATTTGTGAAAAACCTCGGTTTAACGGCAGGCTCGGCATTACCGGTTGGAGTCCCCATTCCATGGCCATTAGAAACCCCGCCTGCTGGGTGGATGAAATGTAATGGTGCGACGTTTACCGCTGCTCAATATCCCGAACTGGCGCGTGTATACCCCTCACTGAGATTACCGGATTTGCGTGGGGAATTTATTCGTGGGTGGGATGACGGACGCGGGATAGATGACGGACGCGAACTACTGAGCTGGCAGGATGATAGTTTTCGCGCACATGATCATGGAATCACCGCGTTTGATGCCTGGAATCCCACGGTGTTGACACCCAATGACAGATTAGGGGACGCACTACTGTCAACCGACAACGCAATTGGACGTGGAGGTGATCAAAATGGAACCGTCAACAACAGATATCAAACTAGGAATGGGGGTGGAAATGAAACTCGTCCCCGTAACATTGCATTTAACTACATTGTGAGGGCTGTATAA
- a CDS encoding phage tail protein I — MSDRLLPMGSTQLELAAAKACAELQQVKVPLRELWDPDTCPASLLPYLAWAWSVDRWDERWSESTKREVIKSSLFLHKHKGTIGAIRRVVEPLGYLIRVKEWWQTNDAPGTFRLDIGVLENGITHEMFEELENLIFDAKPVSRHLIGLDINLDTRGGYHYSAATYSGDELTVYPYFPEQVTISGSEIVGAGVHIIDDMRIRS, encoded by the coding sequence ATGAGTGATCGTCTTCTGCCGATGGGCTCGACTCAGCTAGAACTTGCAGCGGCCAAAGCCTGCGCTGAATTGCAGCAGGTCAAGGTTCCCTTACGCGAGTTGTGGGACCCAGACACTTGTCCGGCATCACTACTGCCTTATCTGGCCTGGGCGTGGTCAGTCGATCGCTGGGACGAACGTTGGTCTGAGAGCACCAAAAGGGAAGTGATCAAAAGTTCGTTATTCCTGCATAAACATAAAGGAACAATTGGTGCGATTCGGCGAGTTGTCGAGCCATTGGGTTATCTCATCCGCGTAAAAGAGTGGTGGCAAACCAACGATGCTCCAGGCACCTTCCGGCTGGATATCGGTGTACTGGAAAACGGCATCACCCATGAAATGTTCGAGGAGTTGGAAAACCTGATTTTTGATGCCAAGCCAGTGAGCCGACATTTGATTGGGTTGGACATCAACCTGGATACACGCGGTGGATATCACTATTCGGCGGCGACTTACAGTGGTGACGAACTAACGGTTTACCCTTATTTTCCGGAACAAGTAACAATCTCCGGCTCAGAAATCGTGGGCGCGGGCGTACATATTATTGATGACATGAGGATTAGATCATGA